A single genomic interval of Gossypium raimondii isolate GPD5lz chromosome 11, ASM2569854v1, whole genome shotgun sequence harbors:
- the LOC128034915 gene encoding disease resistance protein RUN1-like isoform X2 — translation MLSLPSTSSSISRKKYDVFLSFRGEDTRSNFTDHLYDALSRSGIVTFRDDPKLEAGEEIAPELFKAIQQSWCSVIVFSQTYAFSSWCLEELAEIVKQHNNDGHKVFPIFYHVGPSDLRKQKEKVEEAFARHKERYKEDSEKIQRWRNALIQVAGIKGWHLNKRHESEFIKDIVKKISAKLCQTYPATHSDLVGISERLEDLYLKINIGEDDVRVIGICGMGGIGKTTLARVAYTQMSPHFEGKSFISDIREVSDKCGLVSLQKQLLSQIFHGECFNFFDVHEGSDIISHRLSHKKVLVVLDNVDNIQHLKCLVGRHDWFGLGSRIVVTTREEHLLRSWPVDDMYEPTTLNPKDALQLFSLKAFHSDTVQKDDFIELSKHVVNYAGGLPLALEVLGSFLCGRDATQWRSAIERLKRDSNKEILDKLRISFDGLEEREKNIFLDIACFFNGEKKDFVIKVLDGCEFFPDIGIDVLIKKSLVKVNKHNKYLNMHELLQEMGRTIVKEKCVDEPGKRCRLWEERDVHHVLTKNTEIEQDAQFECGYLLEDEKTEIAQSALPFKL, via the exons ATGTTGTCGTTACCTTCAACTTCTTCCTCCATTTCTAGAAAAAAATACGATGTTTTCTTGAGTTTCAGAGGTGAAGATACCCGCAGCAACTTTACCGATCATCTCTATGATGCTCTAAGTAGGAGTGGGATCGTCACTTTCAGAGATGATCCAAAGCTGGAGGCCGGCGAAGAGATCGCACCTGAACTCTTTAAAGCAATTCAGCAATCATGGTGCTCGGTAATCGTTTTTTCACAAACTTATGCCTTTTCAAGTTGGTGCTTGGAGGAGCTTGCTGAGATTGTTAAACAACATAACAACGACGGCCATAAAGTGTTTCCAATTTTTTACCATGTTGGTCCATCtgatttaagaaaacaaaaagagaaagtgGAAGAAGCCTTTGCCAGACATAAAGAGAGATACAAAGAAGATAGTGAGAAGATCCAAAGATGGCGAAATGCTTTAATTCAAGTGGCTGGAATCAAGGGATGGCATTTAAATAAAAG GCATGAATCAGAATTTATTAAAGACATTGTCAAGAAGATATCAGCAAAACTATGTCAGACATATCCAGCTACTCATAGCGACTTGGTTGGAATTAGTGAACGCTTGGaggatttatatttgaaaataaacattGGGGAAGATGATGTCCGCGTTATAGGAATTTGCGGAATGGGTGGCATCGGTAAAACGACACTCGCAAGAGTTGCTTACACTCAAATGTCACCTCATTTTGAAGGTAAAAGCTTTATTTCTGATATTCGAGAAGTTTCAGACAAATGCGGGCTAGTTTCTTTACAGAAACAACTTCTTTCACAGATCTTTCATGGTGAATGCTTCAACTTTTTCGATGTTCATGAAGGGAGTGACATAATTAGCCATAGGTTGTCTCACAAAAAGGTTCTTGTTGTTCTTGATAATGTTGATAACATACAACACTTAAAATGCTTGGTAGGAAGGCACGATTGGTTCGGATTAGGAAGTAGAATCGTTGTAACAACAAGAGAAGAACATTTGCTTCGGTCTTGGCCAGTTGATGATATGTATGAGCCCACAACATTGAATCCCAAAGATGCGCTTCAACTTTTCAGTCTGAAAGCTTTTCATAGTGATACAGTGCAGAAAGATGATTTCATTGAGCTTTCTAAACATGTTGTAAATTATGCTGGTGGACTCCCTTTAGCTCTTGAAGTTTTGGGTTCCTTTTTGTGCGGTAGAGATGCGACTCAATGGAGAAGTGCGATTGAAAGACTTAAAAGAGATTCTAATAAAGAAATTCTCGATAAACTTCGAATCAGTTTTGATGGACTGGAAGAAAGGGAGaagaatatatttttagatatagcATGCTTCTTCAACGGGGAGAAGAAAgattttgtaattaaagtattgGATGGTTGCGAGTTTTTTCCTGATATCGGAATTGATGTTCTCATTAAAAAATCTCTCGTAAAAGTTAATAAACACAACAAATatttgaatatgcatgaattgtTGCAAGAAATGGGAAGAACAATTGTTAAAGAAAAATGTGTTGATGAACCTGGAAAACGTTGCAGATTGTGGGAGGAAAGGGACGTCCATCATGTCCTAACAAAAAACACT GAAATCGAACAAGATGCTCAATTTGAGTGTGGATACCTTCT
- the LOC128034915 gene encoding disease resistance protein RUN1-like isoform X3, with protein sequence MLSLPSTSSSISRKKYDVFLSFRGEDTRSNFTDHLYDALSRSGIVTFRDDPKLEAGEEIAPELFKAIQQSWCSVIVFSQTYAFSSWCLEELAEIVKQHNNDGHKVFPIFYHVGPSDLRKQKEKVEEAFARHKERYKEDSEKIQRWRNALIQVAGIKGWHLNKRHESEFIKDIVKKISAKLCQTYPATHSDLVGISERLEDLYLKINIGEDDVRVIGICGMGGIGKTTLARVAYTQMSPHFEGKSFISDIREVSDKCGLVSLQKQLLSQIFHGECFNFFDVHEGSDIISHRLSHKKVLVVLDNVDNIQHLKCLVGRHDWFGLGSRIVVTTREEHLLRSWPVDDMYEPTTLNPKDALQLFSLKAFHSDTVQKDDFIELSKHVVNYAGGLPLALEVLGSFLCGRDATQWRSAIERLKRDSNKEILDKLRISFDGLEEREKNIFLDIACFFNGEKKDFVIKVLDGCEFFPDIGIDVLIKKSLVKVNKHNKYLNMHELLQEMGRTIVKEKCVDEPGKRCRLWEERDVHHVLTKNTCLFLIFFRLQK encoded by the exons ATGTTGTCGTTACCTTCAACTTCTTCCTCCATTTCTAGAAAAAAATACGATGTTTTCTTGAGTTTCAGAGGTGAAGATACCCGCAGCAACTTTACCGATCATCTCTATGATGCTCTAAGTAGGAGTGGGATCGTCACTTTCAGAGATGATCCAAAGCTGGAGGCCGGCGAAGAGATCGCACCTGAACTCTTTAAAGCAATTCAGCAATCATGGTGCTCGGTAATCGTTTTTTCACAAACTTATGCCTTTTCAAGTTGGTGCTTGGAGGAGCTTGCTGAGATTGTTAAACAACATAACAACGACGGCCATAAAGTGTTTCCAATTTTTTACCATGTTGGTCCATCtgatttaagaaaacaaaaagagaaagtgGAAGAAGCCTTTGCCAGACATAAAGAGAGATACAAAGAAGATAGTGAGAAGATCCAAAGATGGCGAAATGCTTTAATTCAAGTGGCTGGAATCAAGGGATGGCATTTAAATAAAAG GCATGAATCAGAATTTATTAAAGACATTGTCAAGAAGATATCAGCAAAACTATGTCAGACATATCCAGCTACTCATAGCGACTTGGTTGGAATTAGTGAACGCTTGGaggatttatatttgaaaataaacattGGGGAAGATGATGTCCGCGTTATAGGAATTTGCGGAATGGGTGGCATCGGTAAAACGACACTCGCAAGAGTTGCTTACACTCAAATGTCACCTCATTTTGAAGGTAAAAGCTTTATTTCTGATATTCGAGAAGTTTCAGACAAATGCGGGCTAGTTTCTTTACAGAAACAACTTCTTTCACAGATCTTTCATGGTGAATGCTTCAACTTTTTCGATGTTCATGAAGGGAGTGACATAATTAGCCATAGGTTGTCTCACAAAAAGGTTCTTGTTGTTCTTGATAATGTTGATAACATACAACACTTAAAATGCTTGGTAGGAAGGCACGATTGGTTCGGATTAGGAAGTAGAATCGTTGTAACAACAAGAGAAGAACATTTGCTTCGGTCTTGGCCAGTTGATGATATGTATGAGCCCACAACATTGAATCCCAAAGATGCGCTTCAACTTTTCAGTCTGAAAGCTTTTCATAGTGATACAGTGCAGAAAGATGATTTCATTGAGCTTTCTAAACATGTTGTAAATTATGCTGGTGGACTCCCTTTAGCTCTTGAAGTTTTGGGTTCCTTTTTGTGCGGTAGAGATGCGACTCAATGGAGAAGTGCGATTGAAAGACTTAAAAGAGATTCTAATAAAGAAATTCTCGATAAACTTCGAATCAGTTTTGATGGACTGGAAGAAAGGGAGaagaatatatttttagatatagcATGCTTCTTCAACGGGGAGAAGAAAgattttgtaattaaagtattgGATGGTTGCGAGTTTTTTCCTGATATCGGAATTGATGTTCTCATTAAAAAATCTCTCGTAAAAGTTAATAAACACAACAAATatttgaatatgcatgaattgtTGCAAGAAATGGGAAGAACAATTGTTAAAGAAAAATGTGTTGATGAACCTGGAAAACGTTGCAGATTGTGGGAGGAAAGGGACGTCCATCATGTCCTAACAAAAAACACT tgtCTGTTCTTGATCTTTTTTAGGCTACAGAAATGA